Genomic DNA from Thalassoroseus pseudoceratinae:
GTCGCTGAACAATCCTCGCATGTTCGTGAGTTGACACGGGTGACGGGTCAACTCCGGAAACACGTAGTGTTCCAAACTGGCGGTCGGAGACTGCACCCATCGCAACTGCTTCGCATGACTCAGCAGCTGTGGTGTGAGCTTGCCGAAGAATCCATCGGCATTGGTGATGGCGGCTTCCGCTTCTTCTTCTGAGGACGCATTCACGACCTCGCAGTTTCCCGCGGCTTGCTGGATGTGCATCAGTCGATCCGCGTCGACGGCTGGCCAAATCACCAGTTTCATCGTGATATTCGTCCCACAAAAGTCAGGTCAATCGGAAGTTGAGTGTCAAGGCTATTTCAACGCGTTGCGTCGGTTTCTTCAAGGTTGGAAAAACATCGGGGTGACGGCTTGTGTCGAAGGAACCACGTTATCAGAATACGCGCAACTTCAACCGGCTTGATTGTTCAAGCCGCCTTTGAACAATGACATACGCGAATGAGGCGTGTTGATGAAGATATTCACTCGTTCGGAATCCCAGGGCGTTGTGATTGACGGTAAAATACACGTAACAATCTTGGAAATCCTGGAAACATCGGTGCGTGTCGCCATTCACTCTCCGGACGTTCCCGGTTCCTATCGCGAGGAGACAATCGGACTTTCCGCTGAACAAGCCGGTTCATTGGTCGATCCAATGACGGTTGAAGCGGAACCCGTAGGCTATTCAATGAAATGACCGAACATACCAAAATTACCCTTCAGTCCGTCTACGCGGTCGATGGAGAGGAAGACGCCTCGTGACCCGCGAAACGGAATATACTCCCGACAAACTTCAGGAATTGGGCCTGGATTCGCAACGTCTGCCACGACACATTGCGGTGATCATGGATGGCAATGGTCGATGGGCAATTTCCCGTGGTCTTCCTCGAATCGAAGGCCATCGGCGTGGCGTGCAGAGTGTCCGCACGATTGTCGAAGAATGCGCTCGGATTGGCATCGAACAGGTCACGCTGTATTGTCTCAGTAGTGAAAACTGGAAACGGCCACAAGAAGAGTTGGACTTGCTCATGCAACTCTTGGAGCAGTATCTCGTCGAAGAACGGAGCGAGATCATGCGGCAGGAATTGCAGTTTGCGGTGATTGGTCGTCGGGATGGACTTAGTGAAGGAGCTCTTCGGGAGATTGATCGAACTCTGGAAGTCGCTCGTGACAATACAGGAATGCGTTTGTGCCTGGCGATCAATTACGGATCGCGGGGTGAGATCGCTGACGCTGTCCGCCGGATTGCCGAGCAGGTCCGTACAGGTGAGATGACGCCCGAAACCATCGACGAACAGTGCATCTCCGAGCATCTTGATACGGCCGGCATGACCGATCCGGATTTGGTGATTCGGACGGCGGGTGAAATGCGTGTCAGCAACTTCTTGCTGTGGCAAATTAGTTACGCGGAGTTGTTTGTCACGCAAAAATATTGGCCGGAATTTCGATTGCCGGATTTGATCGAAGCCTTGCAGTCGTTCGCCGCCCGCGATCGTCGGTTCGGCGGTTTGAAAGGCTAAAGCGAATATTATGTTGGGTTGGCGGGTCGGAATTTCAGTTGTCCTGGTACCGGCTTTGGTCGGCTTGTTTCTGCTCGACCATCGCACGGGAGCTACAGCTCCGTACTTGCTTGCGTTCTGCTTGGCGGTTGGTGTTCGCGCGGTTTGGGAGCTATGTGCTCTTCTCGATGTGCGAGCGAGCCGACCGTCTTTTGTCATGACGGCGTGCTGCACCGCGGGTGTGATTGCGTCCGGTTGGGCAGGGCATCTCTTTGACGTTCCGGGGCTGAGCGATTTACGCCCGTTGGAAGTGATCGCCGTCACAGTCTCGCTGGCCATGCTGGCGTTGTTCTTGCGGTCGGCGGCAATTTTCCATGAACCGGGCCATAGCATCGACACACTTGGCGCCGAACTCCTGGCGACGATTTACATCGGCATGCTTCTGGCGGTGACGGCCCAGTTGCGTTGGGTGGCCGAGCCGGAAGCTGGGTATCTGGTCCTGGGATCGTTGTTGATCGCCACGAAATGTGGGGATATCGGAGCGTATTTCCTCGGGCGATTCTTCGGCAAACGGAAGCTGATCCCTCGGTTGAGTCCGGGAAAGACTCGCATGGGAGCTGTCGGAGCGTTTGTTGGTTCCGGTCTCGGTGCATGGGCGTGGCTCACGTGGGCGACTCCGTTGTTCAACCCTGAATGGCAACCGCCAGTTTGGTATTGGTGTGTGCTATACGGCGTCATTCTGGGGCTCATTGGCCTCATCGGCGACCTGTGTGAGTCCCTACTCAAACGGGACTGCAACAAGAAGGACTCCTCAACGCTGTTACCCGGTTTCGGGGGGATCCTCGATCTCATCGATAGCGTGCTGTATGCTGGTCCCGTTGCTTATCTTCTGTGGCGACTTCTGCCGCTGGCAACCTGGATGACCTCCACCAACTAACGCCACCACTTTCTTATTGATTCCATCGAAAATTCGAGCGAAGCTATGTCGACCCCGCGTTCATTTCAGCAAGAACTTGTTTGCGTCTTCGGTCAACCAGTGGCCGAAAATCCGACACAAGCCATGATCGAGGCCGCTTTTGCGCATCACGATTTGGCTTGGAGGTATCTCACAATCGAAGTGCCTCCAGCTAACCTTGGGGATGCAGTGCGAGGGTTGCGGGCGATGGGGTTTCGTGGCGGGAACCTCACGATTCCGCACAAGGTCGCCGTGATTGACCATCTCGACGGGCTCAGCGATGCTGCGGATCGAATTGGCGCCGTGAACTGCATGGTTTGGCACGACGACCGTTTGACCGGTGAGAATACGGACGGCAAAGGCTTTGTCGAATCTCTTTCGGAAGTGACCGATCCCAAAGGAAAGCGGATCGTGCTATTTGGAGCCGGCGGTGCGGCCCGGGCGATCGCAGTCGAAACAGCACTTGCCGGGGCCACGCATTTCACAATCGTCAATCGGTCCCCGGAGCGTGGCCAACAGTTGACCAACCTCGTCAACGAACGAACGGAAGCCCAAGCGGAGTTTGTTCCATGGACCGGCGAATTCGCAATTCCTGACGGGACCGATGTGGTTATCAACTCCACGTCAATCGGATTGTTCCCGAATGTCGAGGAACGAGTCGCGGTGCAGGCGGACACGCTGAAAAGCAATATGGTGGTCGCCGATGTCATCCCCAACCCACCGAAAACTCGGTTCCTCAGCGAGGCCGCCGAACGGGGCTGCACAACTTTGGACGGGTTGGGAATGCTGGTCAACCAAGGCGTGATCGGTTTCCGCTTGTGGACGGGCGTGGATCCCGATCCATCCGTCATGCGGAAAGCTTTGGAAGACGTCTTTGGAGAAGATTGACCGGTTTGACTCAGCGAACTCGGTTGCGACCGTCGCTTTTTGCTTCGTACATCCAGGCGTCGACACAGGCGAGCAACGTTTCGAAACTCACGTCGGACTGATTGAACATTGGGGCATTGTCGAGCGATGGATGCGGTGAGTCGAGGACTAGATTTCCGTCCTCCGATAAAAACGCGGCTGCAACGCCCACGCTGATCGTGACCGAAAACTCTCGGCAGACACCGCCAAAGGTATCCAATTCCGCTACGGCTCGGCAGATTTCCGCAATTTCCTGGGCCTCGCGGTAGTTAGTATCGCTGAGCAGGACGATGAACTCATCGCCACCGAACCTCGCCATGATGTGGTCGGTGGAGAGAATCGTCAGAATACGGCGGGTGAGGTCAATCAACGCGCGGTCGGCTGCCAAATGGCCGAATTGGTCGTTGATGGTCTTGAACTGATCGACGTCGAACATCATCAACGACAGCGGTTGACCAGAGCGTTTGGACCGGGCCAAGTCCCGTCGCAGAGCTTCTTCGAAATACCGCCGTGTGAACGCCCCGGTGAGCCCATCGCGAGTCATCATCGCATAGGTGGTCTCGTGGTATTCGGCTTCGATGTGATCGGCGGAGAGAAACTTGAAAATCTGATTGCCGATGCGAATGCGGTCGCCGGCTCTCAAGCGAACTTCGTCGTTGGCTTGGTCGTTGACGAAAGTTCCATTCGTGCTTTGCAGGTCGCGAATGAAGTAGGCATCATCCCGGAAGTGAATCGCACAGTGTTTCCGTGAAACCGAATCACCTTCGAGCGTCAGGCCACATTGACGGCCACGGCCAATGATGAATGGGTTCTCGGAAATCTTCAGCAGACCGGCATTCAACTCCAGAGGATAAATCTGGACCAGACAAGCCTGTCCCTGTGGAACGTGCGAACCATCGTTGACGTTGTCAAGTTTTCGCAATGTTGATGTTTCGTTTGTCGTCATGGGTCGATCCAGGGGCGCGGAGGAACCTTCGGTGAGACACGCGGCCAGATCGGGTCACGGTCGTCCGTGCCACGCATTGGTCGCAAAGAATGCTCGTGCTGCATCTTGCCGAGAGAGAACCAACGTGGGCGAACTGTGAACCGGCTTAGTGGGAGAACGGGCCCCGTCCGTGCCAAGTTTGGGATCTGGAACGCACAAAGCAGGTTACGTTTGCGGTTTTCAAAGCCCGAATGCCCTAGCCATGGTGGAAATGAACGATTATGACGAAAGCAACATGAAACAGAATCGGCCGACCTCGGGGTGAAGCTTTAGGCTGCCTTGGGCGTTCGAGGCGATCGGCAATACGAGAGTACCTGTTATTTTGTCTTGCGTTGTGACCGGTATCGTACGTTCCGGTCGTTAGCTTATTCCGAGACAGCAGTTGCCGAATTCACCTTGGAATCGCTAACGTACTCGTCGAATTCGCGTACTCGGGACCGATGGCCTACTCCATGATAGAATCTTCGCAACGAACGATCCCCAAGGGACTTGAGTGCTGTGTCCTGTTGCGTCTATTTGCTGTCGGGAAGCCCGTGACTCCAGACCAGCTCGCGGATTCGCTCGGTCCGCTTTTTATTGATTCCCTGAATCTCTGTGAAGATGACTGGAATGCCACCCTGGACGCCGTTCTCGCGACGATGAAACATGAACGATTAATCTCGTTTGCTTCCAACCAGGTCACGAAACTTGGGCAGGAATCGCTGTGCGAATCTTTCGACCTTCCTTCTATCCCCACGAGTGAACGGTGGACGGGATTGCGTAATCGCTTGCTCATCGCAAAAGCACTGGGGCTACCGCCGGCAGATGACGAGGAACGCAAGCGGCTCGGAACCGCAGATGGTCTGCGGGTTGCGATCATGGTACAGGGGTATCAACTCCCGATCAGCCCGTTCGTTCGCATGTCCGAATGTCTCGACGAGTTAGCCCGTCAAGAGCTTGCAGAATCAACAAATACGGTCCCCGATTTCGACGCGGTATTTGCACGAGAGCAGGTGTTGTCGACGCGTCTGATGAAAGGCCTGCCTGGCAAACCCGAGCGGGTACTGCCCATGTTGCTGGTACGGGCGGTCGATGAATCTCCGGAATCGTTGCGACTCGCAGTGCTGCAAAACTGGGTTCGGAAGTTGAACGGCGTTGAAGCCGAAACACCAGCTGAATCTCAATTCGATCTGAACCAATTTTCCCTTCAAGTACAGCACGCAGCCCAAAGCGTCGACCAACCCCGCTACGGCGAATCCAAAGTTTTCATCCAGCACGTTTGGGATGCGTTTCGGAAGCAGTCAGACGGTTCCGAGTGGTCGTTGGCGGAGTTCAAAGAACGACTCGTGGAAGCAAATCGCGAAAACCTGCTTACGCTGAGTCGAGCCGATCTCGTCGGAGCCATGGATCGGCAACTCATCGAGTCGTCAGAGATTCGTCTACCACATGCGACATTTCACTTCCTTCGGCTTCCCAGCGAGCCGTAACGGTTCACGGCTCAGGACGCATCGGTGAAGCGTTCGAGGTACGTGTAGTTCCGCAGACTCGATTCATACGACCTCAAGAATTGCCCGGCTTCCTGGTGCGTCACGCGTTTTTTGAGAACCGCTTCCTCGACGGATCGCTGCAATTGATCAAGCAGTTCTTCGCTATCGAATTCCACATAGGCAAGAACTTCATCAACTCGTTCACCACGAACGACGGTCTTGATCACGACTTCCCCACCCTCGTTGATGTCAACGTGCACCACATGCGGGTTGCCGAACAGATTGTGGAGATCGCCAAGCACTTCCTGATATGCCCCTACCAAAAACGCACCGAGGTGGTACGGTTGCCCGTCAAAGGCGTGCAATGGCAGGGCCCGTTTGACATCCCGTCGATCGATGAATCGGTCTAGCTTGCCATCCGAATCACAGGTGATGTCTCCCAAGACTGCACGCCGTGATGGCGGTTGTTCAAGCCGGTGAAGCGGCATGACAGGGAATAGTTGTTGAATCGCCCAACTATCCGGCATCGATTGGAACACGGAGAAATTGCAGAAGTAGGTGTCGGAGAGCATCGCCCCCAACTTTTGAAGCTCTTCCGGGACGAATTCCATTTCTTGCGTCAGCTTGTTAATGCGTCGGCAGATCCCCCAGAACAGATCGTCGGCAAAGCTGCAATCTTCCAAGCTCAGCACGCCCGAGAGAAATCGGCTCATCACCATTTCGCGAAGTTGCAACGCATCGTGATAACTTTCGTGCGCGTTTCGCAGTGTGATTTTTTTCCGCGTGTAGAACAAATCTCGAAGCGGTTGCGGGGTGTCTTCGGGAATTTCTCGGGGGAATTTGGCTTCGCCGCGGGTGACGGCACCCATCACGCTGAACAGCAGCACGCTATGGTAAGCGGAGATCGCACGACCACTTTCCGAGACAATATTCGGATGCGGAACCTTGGCGTCATCGCAGACGGATTTGATCTGATAAATCACATCGTTCGCGTACTCCTGCAGCGTGTAATTCATGCTGGAGTCGAAGTCCGTCCGCGAGCCATCGTAATCAACGCCCAAGCCACCGCCGACATCCAGCGACTTCAAACCGGCGCCCTTTCGCACCAAATCCGCGTAGATGCGAGCCGCCTCCACCAACGCCGATTTCACGAAGCGAATGTTCGTGATCTGACTGCCCAAATGGAAGTGCAGTAAGTTGAGGCAATCTTCCATCCCTTCGGATTTGAGTCGGTCCAAACCGTGCAGGATTTCGCTGGCCGTCAGACCGAACTTGGATCGATACCCGCCAGACCCCTGCCAACGTCCGGAACCGCGCGAAGAAAGCTTCACCCGCATTCCGATCTGAGGACGCACGCCCAATCGTGCGGCCACCGACAAAATGAGGTCCAACTCCTTCGGTTTCTCGACCACGATTGTGATGTTTCGGCCGATCTTCTGAGCCGACAACGCGGTTTCGATGAACTCCACATCTTTGAAGCCGTTGCAGACAATCGGCGTTTCATTGCTGGTGACGGCGATGACGGCCAACAACTCCGGCTTGCTGCCCGCCTCCAGCCCGAAGCCAAGACCCGCGCCGTATTCCAGGACTTCTTCCACAACCTGGCGGTGTTGGTTCACCTTGATGGGGTAGACGCAGTTGTAGCCGCCCTCGTACCGATACTCTTTGATCGCATGCTGAAACGCATCGTAAATTTCCCGTAAGCGATCTTTGAGGATACCGCTGAAACGCACGATCAAAGGCAGTTCCAAACCGCGAAGCTGCAACTGCTCGATCAGTTCCGGAAAGTCGATTGATCGTTCAGGGTCTCGTTCGGGGTGCACACGCAGGTGACCGTTCTTCCCAACGGAAAAATAACCCTGTCCCCATCGCGAAACCTCGTACAATTCGGCCGCGTCATCGATGTCCCAGGCGTCGTCCATAACAGGCATTGGCGTGTTTCCCCAAAGACGGTGCAAGAACCATTGATCAAATGCCAAAGTCGGCCGCGAATGAAATAACGGATCGCCATTCCGCCGTCCAGGGACAACAAAACTCTGCTTGCGGCATTCCACAATTTTTTCGATTTCGTGGAAAAGGCAATAACGAGCATACCTTTTTTAAAACTGAAGGATACAATCGGACTCATAAGGTCGGGTCTACGTGGACTCGTTGAATCGACGACACCCTCTCTATATGCAAGCTTTTCTTCCCTTGGTCATTTGCTCTGTGCTTCGTGCCCTCGGCCCCAAGACTGACAAGCCGGTCAAGACCCGCAATCGACACCAAGAATGATTGTCTGGTCGGCCGAGATGGTTCGCCTGATTTTCGTTGAGTGAAATTGTTTCATTTCCGAGCAAGCCGGAAAAGAAACTATGAACTCACAACACTAGCGTTTGATGCCGAGACGTATCGGCAGTTTTTGATTTTGCGAAGCTTGGATTGGCCCGCTCGTGTGGACTGTGTTTCACGAAGGCGGGTGCCGTCTCGCGGCGAGGCGAAAACACCGTGTTTTCAGATCACCGCAGACACAGCAGACCGTGAGATGGTCTAGGAATGACTAATGAGTAAGAACTTGTACGTTGGCAACCTCTCCTTCAACACCACCAATGATGGACTTCGGCAGGCATTTGAACAATTCGGTGCCGTGACCAATGCTCAAATCATTACGGACCGTGAGACCGGCCGTAGCCGTGGTTTCGGTTTTGTCGAAATGGCCGAAGGTGGGGATGAAGCCATCGAAGAAATGAATGGCTTTGAATTGGACGGTCGGACGTTGACCGTTAACGAAGCCCGCCCACGCGAAGATCGTCGTGGTGGCGGTGGTGGCGGCGGACGTCGCGGTGGATACGGCGGTGGCGGTAACCGC
This window encodes:
- a CDS encoding carbon storage regulator; the encoded protein is MKIFTRSESQGVVIDGKIHVTILEILETSVRVAIHSPDVPGSYREETIGLSAEQAGSLVDPMTVEAEPVGYSMK
- a CDS encoding isoprenyl transferase — translated: MTRETEYTPDKLQELGLDSQRLPRHIAVIMDGNGRWAISRGLPRIEGHRRGVQSVRTIVEECARIGIEQVTLYCLSSENWKRPQEELDLLMQLLEQYLVEERSEIMRQELQFAVIGRRDGLSEGALREIDRTLEVARDNTGMRLCLAINYGSRGEIADAVRRIAEQVRTGEMTPETIDEQCISEHLDTAGMTDPDLVIRTAGEMRVSNFLLWQISYAELFVTQKYWPEFRLPDLIEALQSFAARDRRFGGLKG
- a CDS encoding phosphatidate cytidylyltransferase; translated protein: MLGWRVGISVVLVPALVGLFLLDHRTGATAPYLLAFCLAVGVRAVWELCALLDVRASRPSFVMTACCTAGVIASGWAGHLFDVPGLSDLRPLEVIAVTVSLAMLALFLRSAAIFHEPGHSIDTLGAELLATIYIGMLLAVTAQLRWVAEPEAGYLVLGSLLIATKCGDIGAYFLGRFFGKRKLIPRLSPGKTRMGAVGAFVGSGLGAWAWLTWATPLFNPEWQPPVWYWCVLYGVILGLIGLIGDLCESLLKRDCNKKDSSTLLPGFGGILDLIDSVLYAGPVAYLLWRLLPLATWMTSTN
- the aroE gene encoding shikimate dehydrogenase, which codes for MSTPRSFQQELVCVFGQPVAENPTQAMIEAAFAHHDLAWRYLTIEVPPANLGDAVRGLRAMGFRGGNLTIPHKVAVIDHLDGLSDAADRIGAVNCMVWHDDRLTGENTDGKGFVESLSEVTDPKGKRIVLFGAGGAARAIAVETALAGATHFTIVNRSPERGQQLTNLVNERTEAQAEFVPWTGEFAIPDGTDVVINSTSIGLFPNVEERVAVQADTLKSNMVVADVIPNPPKTRFLSEAAERGCTTLDGLGMLVNQGVIGFRLWTGVDPDPSVMRKALEDVFGED
- a CDS encoding diguanylate cyclase domain-containing protein, whose translation is MTTNETSTLRKLDNVNDGSHVPQGQACLVQIYPLELNAGLLKISENPFIIGRGRQCGLTLEGDSVSRKHCAIHFRDDAYFIRDLQSTNGTFVNDQANDEVRLRAGDRIRIGNQIFKFLSADHIEAEYHETTYAMMTRDGLTGAFTRRYFEEALRRDLARSKRSGQPLSLMMFDVDQFKTINDQFGHLAADRALIDLTRRILTILSTDHIMARFGGDEFIVLLSDTNYREAQEIAEICRAVAELDTFGGVCREFSVTISVGVAAAFLSEDGNLVLDSPHPSLDNAPMFNQSDVSFETLLACVDAWMYEAKSDGRNRVR
- the speA gene encoding biosynthetic arginine decarboxylase, which translates into the protein MPVMDDAWDIDDAAELYEVSRWGQGYFSVGKNGHLRVHPERDPERSIDFPELIEQLQLRGLELPLIVRFSGILKDRLREIYDAFQHAIKEYRYEGGYNCVYPIKVNQHRQVVEEVLEYGAGLGFGLEAGSKPELLAVIAVTSNETPIVCNGFKDVEFIETALSAQKIGRNITIVVEKPKELDLILSVAARLGVRPQIGMRVKLSSRGSGRWQGSGGYRSKFGLTASEILHGLDRLKSEGMEDCLNLLHFHLGSQITNIRFVKSALVEAARIYADLVRKGAGLKSLDVGGGLGVDYDGSRTDFDSSMNYTLQEYANDVIYQIKSVCDDAKVPHPNIVSESGRAISAYHSVLLFSVMGAVTRGEAKFPREIPEDTPQPLRDLFYTRKKITLRNAHESYHDALQLREMVMSRFLSGVLSLEDCSFADDLFWGICRRINKLTQEMEFVPEELQKLGAMLSDTYFCNFSVFQSMPDSWAIQQLFPVMPLHRLEQPPSRRAVLGDITCDSDGKLDRFIDRRDVKRALPLHAFDGQPYHLGAFLVGAYQEVLGDLHNLFGNPHVVHVDINEGGEVVIKTVVRGERVDEVLAYVEFDSEELLDQLQRSVEEAVLKKRVTHQEAGQFLRSYESSLRNYTYLERFTDAS
- a CDS encoding RNA recognition motif domain-containing protein, whose protein sequence is MSKNLYVGNLSFNTTNDGLRQAFEQFGAVTNAQIITDRETGRSRGFGFVEMAEGGDEAIEEMNGFELDGRTLTVNEARPREDRRGGGGGGGRRGGYGGGGNRY